In a genomic window of Nocardiopsis mwathae:
- the alaS gene encoding alanine--tRNA ligase: METAEIARRFLAFFENNGHTVVPSASLVSEDPTLLLVNAGMVPFKPYFLGQRTPPYARAASAQKCVRTIDIDEVGKTSRHASFFQMLGNFSFGDYFKAEVIPFAWKLLTDSAEDGGFGLDPERLWVTVFFDDDEAESIWRDKVGVPSERIQRRGMEDNFWSMGVPGPCGPCSEIYYDRGPEYGVEGGPVADENRYLEVWNLVFMQYERGPGSGKTDFEILGDLPKKNIDTGMGLERMAAILQGVDNIYETDTLGTILRHAAELSGTEYGANEKVDVGLRVVADHVRTATMLVADGVTPGNEKRGYVLRRILRRSIRNMRLLSGTAEDRHFMHDLTATAIRVMGDLYPELRGNAETIHSVIDAEEKNFSDTLRSGTTLFNRAAERTKAGGHTQFSGADAFQLHDTYGFPIDLTLEMAAEQGLSVDEDTFRSLMQEQRDTAKRDAKAKKLGNADISVYARLLDGSGTTDFLGYTDHESEARVLGLIVDGEPVTVARAGDRVEVVLDRTPFYAESGGQLADKGSIAADGRGVVDVDDVQKPIPGLFVHRGAVRVGELAVDDQVHAVIDSGRRASVSRSHSATHLIHSALRNALGSGTGQAGSENQPGRLRFDFTANKALTPGEMAEVEEEVNTVLSGDIQVRDFQTTLDEALAMGALAMFGEKYGDRVRVVEMSDYSRELCGGTHVAATGQLGIVKLLGESSVGSGVRRVEAAVGLDAFRRLSRESMLVGQLSEQLKTPREELPQRIDAMVSRLRSAEKEIEKLRAAQVLQAAGGLAHSARAVGGARVVTHRVDDGVTGDDLRKLVLDVRGRLGEDGPVVVAVAGVPKDRPVVVVAVNKAGREGGLAAGELVGVAARVLGGGGGGKADVAQGGGTDASAVDAALRAVEQRISETL; this comes from the coding sequence ATGGAGACGGCAGAAATCGCTCGCCGCTTCCTCGCTTTCTTCGAGAACAACGGGCACACCGTGGTCCCTTCGGCCAGCCTGGTCTCCGAGGACCCCACACTGCTGCTGGTGAACGCAGGCATGGTGCCGTTCAAGCCGTATTTCCTCGGCCAGCGGACACCGCCCTACGCCCGCGCCGCCAGCGCACAGAAGTGCGTGCGCACCATTGACATCGACGAAGTGGGGAAGACCTCCCGGCACGCCTCCTTCTTCCAGATGCTGGGCAACTTCTCCTTCGGCGACTACTTCAAGGCCGAGGTCATCCCGTTCGCCTGGAAGCTGCTCACCGACTCCGCCGAGGACGGCGGCTTCGGGCTCGACCCGGAGCGGCTGTGGGTCACCGTCTTCTTCGACGACGACGAGGCCGAGTCCATCTGGCGCGACAAGGTCGGCGTCCCCAGCGAGCGCATCCAGCGCCGCGGCATGGAGGACAACTTCTGGTCGATGGGCGTCCCCGGCCCCTGCGGTCCCTGCTCGGAGATCTACTACGACCGCGGCCCCGAGTACGGCGTCGAGGGCGGCCCCGTCGCCGACGAGAACCGCTACCTCGAAGTGTGGAACCTCGTGTTCATGCAGTACGAGCGCGGCCCCGGGTCGGGCAAGACCGACTTCGAGATCCTCGGCGACCTGCCCAAGAAGAACATCGACACCGGCATGGGCCTGGAACGCATGGCCGCCATCCTGCAGGGCGTCGACAACATCTACGAGACCGACACCCTGGGCACCATCCTCAGGCACGCCGCCGAGCTGTCCGGCACCGAGTACGGCGCCAACGAGAAGGTCGACGTCGGCCTCCGCGTCGTCGCCGACCACGTGCGCACCGCCACCATGCTGGTCGCCGACGGCGTCACGCCCGGCAACGAGAAGCGCGGCTACGTGCTCCGGCGCATCCTGCGCCGCTCCATCCGCAACATGCGGCTGCTGTCCGGCACCGCCGAGGACCGCCACTTCATGCACGACCTGACCGCCACCGCGATCCGGGTCATGGGCGACCTCTACCCCGAACTGCGCGGCAACGCCGAGACCATCCACAGCGTCATCGACGCCGAAGAGAAGAACTTCTCCGACACGCTCCGGTCCGGAACCACCCTGTTCAACCGCGCCGCCGAGCGCACCAAGGCCGGCGGCCACACGCAGTTCTCCGGTGCCGACGCCTTCCAGCTCCACGACACCTACGGCTTCCCCATCGACCTCACCCTGGAGATGGCGGCCGAACAGGGGCTCAGCGTCGACGAGGACACCTTCCGCTCGCTCATGCAGGAGCAGCGCGACACCGCCAAGCGCGACGCCAAGGCCAAGAAGCTCGGCAACGCCGACATCAGCGTCTACGCGCGGCTGCTCGACGGCTCCGGCACCACCGACTTCCTCGGCTACACCGACCACGAGAGCGAGGCCCGCGTCCTGGGCCTGATCGTCGACGGCGAACCGGTCACCGTGGCGCGGGCGGGTGACCGGGTCGAGGTCGTCCTCGACCGCACCCCGTTCTACGCCGAGAGCGGCGGCCAACTCGCCGACAAGGGCAGCATCGCCGCCGACGGCCGCGGCGTCGTCGACGTCGACGACGTGCAGAAGCCCATCCCCGGGCTGTTCGTCCACCGGGGCGCGGTCCGCGTAGGCGAGCTCGCCGTCGACGACCAGGTCCACGCCGTCATCGACAGCGGTCGGCGAGCGTCCGTCTCCCGGTCGCACTCCGCCACCCACCTGATCCACTCGGCGCTGCGCAACGCCCTGGGCAGCGGCACCGGCCAGGCCGGGTCGGAGAACCAGCCCGGGCGGCTGCGCTTCGACTTCACCGCGAACAAGGCGCTCACCCCCGGGGAGATGGCCGAGGTCGAGGAGGAGGTCAACACCGTCCTGTCCGGCGACATCCAGGTGCGCGACTTCCAGACCACCCTGGACGAGGCGCTGGCCATGGGCGCCCTGGCCATGTTCGGGGAGAAGTACGGCGACCGTGTCCGCGTCGTGGAGATGAGCGACTACTCCCGTGAGCTGTGCGGCGGCACGCACGTCGCCGCCACCGGCCAGCTCGGCATCGTCAAGCTGCTCGGCGAGTCCTCGGTGGGCTCCGGTGTGCGCCGGGTCGAGGCCGCGGTCGGCCTCGACGCGTTCCGCCGCCTGTCCCGGGAGTCGATGCTCGTCGGCCAGCTGTCCGAGCAGCTCAAGACGCCGCGCGAGGAGCTGCCGCAGCGTATCGACGCGATGGTGTCCCGGCTGCGGTCCGCGGAGAAGGAGATCGAGAAGCTGCGCGCCGCCCAGGTCCTGCAGGCCGCCGGCGGGCTCGCGCACAGCGCCCGCGCGGTCGGCGGGGCACGCGTGGTGACCCATCGGGTCGACGACGGTGTCACAGGCGACGACCTGCGCAAACTCGTCCTCGACGTGCGCGGGCGCCTCGGCGAGGACGGCCCCGTCGTCGTGGCCGTGGCCGGTGTGCCCAAGGACCGCCCGGTCGTCGTGGTCGCCGTCAACAAGGCCGGCCGGGAGGGCGGCCTGGCGGCCGGTGAACTCGTCGGTGTCGCCGCCCGTGTTCTGGGTGGGGGCGGCGGCGGAAAGGCCGACGTCGCCCAGGGCGGCGGAACCGACGCCTCCGCCGTCGACGCGGCCCTGCGCGCGGTGGAACAGCGGATTTCCGAGACTCTGTGA
- the ruvX gene encoding Holliday junction resolvase RuvX — MRHGVRLAVDPGNARIGVASSDPSGLLATPVETVPRGGGDTDRIARLVLEYEAREVIVGYPASLSGQEGPAARDARRFAEALAAELAPIPVRLVDERLTTVTAESQLKSGASYGKRGAKGGRARRSVVDQAAATVLLQTALDMERQTGRPPGEVIGDSA; from the coding sequence TTGAGGCACGGTGTACGTCTCGCGGTGGACCCGGGCAACGCGCGCATCGGGGTCGCGAGCAGCGATCCCAGCGGCCTGCTGGCCACCCCTGTGGAAACCGTTCCGCGCGGCGGCGGCGACACCGACCGCATCGCCCGGCTCGTGCTGGAGTACGAGGCGCGTGAGGTCATCGTCGGCTACCCCGCCTCCCTGTCCGGCCAGGAGGGCCCGGCGGCCCGTGACGCCCGCCGCTTCGCCGAGGCCCTGGCCGCCGAGCTCGCCCCTATCCCGGTGCGCCTCGTCGACGAGCGGCTGACCACCGTGACCGCGGAGAGCCAGCTCAAGTCGGGTGCCTCCTACGGAAAGCGCGGGGCCAAGGGCGGCCGCGCCCGCCGGTCGGTCGTCGACCAGGCCGCCGCCACCGTACTGCTGCAGACCGCGCTCGACATGGAACGCCAGACCGGGCGTCCCCCCGGGGAAGTGATCGGTGATTCCGCATGA